A genomic segment from Chitinophagaceae bacterium encodes:
- the guaA gene encoding glutamine-hydrolyzing GMP synthase, with amino-acid sequence MAEKIIILDFGSQYTQLIARSIREANVYCEIIPFNKSIEFDASLKGIILSGSPCSVNEADAPMADIKMLTTKVPVLGICYGAQLMAKQYGGVVAKSNKREYGRATMQINETDELMKGVAASSQVWMSHSDSIKNLPEGFEILGHTESIPVAAFKSNKSSAQVVYGLQFHPEVYHSTDGKTILRNFLKNICACSQDWTPAHYITDTVDALKKQLGNKKVVMALSGGVDSTVAATLIHKAIGKNLFGIFVDNGLLRKNEFEQVLKAYNQIGLNVTGVNAQEFFYNKLKGKTNPEDKRKAIGGAFIEIFDEESHKLKDIDFLGQGTIYPDVIESVSVHGPSVTIKSHHNVGGLPQTMKLQLVEPLRLLFKDEVRKIGAELGIPADMLGRHPFPGPGLAIRILGEVTKEKVQLLQDADEVFINSLKNAGLYNQVWQAGVILLPVKSVGVMGDERTYEFTVALRAVTSVDGMTADWAHLPYDFLATVSNEIINNVKGINRVVLDISSKPPATIEWE; translated from the coding sequence ATGGCGGAAAAAATCATTATCCTCGACTTTGGCTCCCAATATACTCAACTCATTGCCCGTAGCATTAGAGAAGCCAATGTGTATTGCGAAATCATCCCATTTAATAAATCCATTGAATTTGATGCGTCGCTTAAAGGCATCATTCTTTCTGGTTCGCCCTGCTCGGTAAATGAAGCAGATGCGCCAATGGCAGATATAAAAATGCTTACCACAAAAGTACCTGTGTTGGGTATTTGCTATGGTGCACAGCTTATGGCAAAGCAATATGGAGGTGTGGTGGCAAAAAGTAATAAAAGAGAATATGGAAGGGCAACCATGCAAATTAATGAAACCGATGAACTGATGAAAGGCGTTGCGGCTTCATCGCAGGTATGGATGAGCCATAGCGATTCTATCAAAAACCTGCCCGAAGGATTTGAAATTTTGGGCCATACAGAAAGCATACCTGTTGCGGCATTTAAAAGTAACAAGAGTTCAGCCCAAGTTGTTTATGGGTTGCAATTTCATCCCGAAGTATATCATTCCACAGATGGAAAAACCATCCTGCGTAATTTTTTAAAAAATATTTGCGCTTGTAGCCAGGATTGGACGCCTGCACACTATATTACCGATACGGTGGATGCACTAAAAAAGCAACTGGGAAATAAAAAAGTAGTAATGGCTTTAAGCGGCGGTGTGGACAGTACTGTAGCTGCTACCTTAATACATAAAGCCATCGGCAAAAACCTCTTTGGCATTTTTGTAGACAACGGGCTTTTGAGGAAAAATGAATTTGAACAGGTGTTAAAAGCCTATAACCAAATTGGCCTTAATGTAACCGGCGTAAATGCACAGGAATTTTTTTATAATAAACTCAAAGGAAAAACAAATCCCGAAGACAAGCGCAAAGCTATTGGTGGTGCTTTTATAGAAATATTTGATGAAGAATCCCATAAATTAAAAGACATTGATTTTTTAGGACAGGGTACAATTTATCCCGATGTAATAGAATCTGTTTCGGTGCATGGGCCATCGGTTACTATAAAATCGCACCACAATGTAGGCGGCTTGCCCCAAACCATGAAGCTGCAACTGGTGGAGCCTTTACGTCTGCTCTTTAAAGATGAAGTAAGAAAAATTGGTGCCGAACTGGGTATTCCGGCAGATATGCTGGGCAGGCACCCTTTTCCGGGGCCAGGCCTGGCCATTAGAATTTTAGGAGAAGTAACTAAAGAAAAGGTACAGTTATTGCAGGATGCAGATGAGGTATTTATAAATTCGTTAAAAAATGCCGGTTTATACAACCAGGTGTGGCAGGCTGGCGTCATATTATTACCGGTAAAAAGCGTAGGCGTAATGGGGGATGAGCGTACCTATGAATTTACGGTTGCATTACGTGCCGTAACCTCGGTAGATGGGATGACGGCAGATTGGGCGCATTTGCCTTATGATTTCCTGGCAACGGTGAGCAACGAAATTATTAATAACGTAAAAGGTATCAACAGGGTGGTGCTGGATATAAGCAGTAAACCGCCTGCAACAATAGAATGGGAATAA